A genomic window from Ilyobacter polytropus DSM 2926 includes:
- the lysA gene encoding diaminopimelate decarboxylase encodes MRLFGSMEIKDNQLYIGGISSKELVEKHGSPLYVMDEALISKNMETFKAAFKSDRFQTEVVYASKAFLTTGMCQIVDRHGLSMDVVSGGELFTVKSAGFPMEKVHMHGNNKTWEELEMCLDYGIGEIIVDNRDELDKLERVCREKGKKINVLLRVNPGIEAHTHEYIQTSTYSSKFGESIFDENIKDIIKKFIAAEHVELKGFHCHIGSQIFDEKPFFAAMDTMLKFIKQMKDEAGLDTTVLNLGGGFGVYYFDGDDAVDFEKFCKEMIKDLESKLDEYEIDLDKVIIEPGRSIVANAGTTLYTVGGTKVTYSGKKYVFVDGGMTDNIRPALYQAEYEGVIANRINEKTEDLVTVAGKCCESGDLLLRDVYLQEAKEGDILAISTTGAYNYSMASNYNRIRKPAVVFVKDGESKVAVKRESYEDLIRNDLKLY; translated from the coding sequence ATGAGACTTTTTGGTTCTATGGAGATCAAAGACAACCAGCTTTATATAGGCGGGATAAGCTCTAAAGAGCTTGTGGAAAAGCACGGGTCACCTTTGTATGTGATGGACGAGGCTCTTATCAGCAAAAATATGGAGACATTCAAGGCGGCTTTTAAATCAGACAGGTTTCAGACTGAGGTTGTCTACGCATCTAAGGCTTTTCTCACTACTGGGATGTGTCAGATCGTAGACAGGCACGGACTTAGCATGGATGTTGTTTCAGGGGGAGAGCTTTTTACAGTAAAAAGTGCAGGTTTTCCTATGGAAAAAGTACACATGCATGGAAACAACAAGACTTGGGAAGAGCTTGAGATGTGCCTAGACTACGGTATCGGAGAGATAATCGTAGACAACAGAGATGAGCTCGATAAGTTAGAAAGAGTATGCAGAGAAAAGGGAAAGAAAATAAACGTTCTTTTGAGAGTGAACCCAGGTATAGAGGCTCACACTCATGAATATATACAGACTTCTACTTATTCTTCAAAGTTTGGAGAATCTATATTTGATGAAAATATAAAGGATATAATCAAAAAATTTATTGCGGCTGAGCATGTGGAACTAAAAGGATTTCACTGTCATATAGGGTCTCAGATATTTGACGAGAAGCCTTTCTTTGCAGCTATGGACACTATGTTAAAATTCATAAAGCAGATGAAGGATGAGGCCGGTCTTGATACAACAGTATTAAACCTCGGGGGAGGTTTCGGAGTGTATTATTTTGACGGAGATGACGCAGTGGACTTTGAAAAATTCTGCAAAGAGATGATAAAAGACCTAGAATCAAAACTAGACGAATATGAGATAGATTTAGATAAGGTAATAATAGAACCGGGAAGAAGTATAGTGGCAAATGCAGGAACCACTCTCTATACAGTAGGTGGAACCAAGGTAACTTACAGCGGTAAAAAATATGTCTTTGTAGATGGGGGAATGACAGACAACATAAGACCTGCTCTTTATCAGGCTGAGTATGAGGGTGTCATTGCCAACAGAATAAATGAAAAAACAGAGGATCTGGTAACAGTAGCTGGGAAATGCTGTGAATCAGGAGACCTTCTTCTAAGAGATGTATATCTTCAGGAAGCAAAAGAGGGAGATATACTTGCAATCAGTACCACAGGGGCCTATAATTATAGCATGGCAAGTAACTACAACAGAATAAGAAAACCTGCTGTGGTTTTTGTAAAAGACGGAGAAAGTAAGGTAGCTGTAAAAAGGGAGAGCTATGAGGATCTTATAAGAAACGATCTCAAGCTTTATTAG